In a genomic window of Streptomyces koelreuteriae:
- a CDS encoding SDR family NAD(P)-dependent oxidoreductase, with translation MSSPTSRVAVVTGATSGIGLAVTRSLAAVGHRVFLCARDADRVALTVKELRAEGHDVDGAACDVREVAEIEALMSAAVERYGPVEVLVNNAGRSGGGPTHTIADELWDDVMATNLDSVFRITRAALTTGRMREGSWGRVVSIASTGGKQGVVLGAPYSASKHGVVGFTKALGLELAKSGITVNAVCPGYVETPMAVRVRQGYAAAWETTEEEVLDRFQAKIPLGRYTTPDEVAGMVGYLLTDAASSVTAQAINVCGGLGNY, from the coding sequence ATGTCCTCACCCACCAGCCGGGTCGCCGTCGTCACCGGTGCCACCAGCGGGATCGGCCTCGCCGTCACCCGGTCCCTGGCCGCCGTCGGCCACCGCGTGTTCCTCTGCGCCCGGGACGCCGACCGGGTCGCGCTCACCGTCAAGGAGCTGCGCGCCGAGGGCCACGACGTGGACGGCGCCGCCTGCGACGTACGGGAGGTCGCGGAGATCGAGGCGCTGATGTCCGCCGCGGTCGAGCGCTACGGGCCCGTCGAGGTGCTCGTCAACAACGCCGGCCGCAGCGGCGGCGGCCCCACGCACACCATCGCCGACGAGCTGTGGGACGACGTGATGGCCACCAACCTGGACAGCGTCTTCCGCATCACCCGCGCCGCCCTGACCACCGGCCGGATGCGCGAGGGGAGCTGGGGCCGGGTCGTCAGCATCGCCTCCACCGGCGGCAAGCAGGGCGTGGTGCTGGGCGCCCCCTACTCCGCCTCCAAGCACGGGGTCGTCGGCTTCACCAAGGCTCTCGGGCTGGAGCTGGCCAAGTCCGGGATCACGGTCAACGCGGTGTGCCCCGGCTATGTGGAGACGCCCATGGCGGTGCGGGTCCGGCAGGGCTACGCCGCCGCCTGGGAGACCACCGAGGAGGAGGTGCTCGACCGGTTCCAGGCCAAGATCCCGCTCGGCCGCTACACCACGCCCGACGAGGTGGCGGGCATGGTCGGCTATCTGCTGACCGACGCGGCCTCATCCGTCACCGCGCAGGCGATCAACGTCTGCGGCGGGCTGGGAAACTACTGA
- the rfbH gene encoding lipopolysaccharide biosynthesis protein RfbH, with protein sequence MTDTKALVLELARKYHKEQEPRGFEPGVTPILSSGAVLDEEDRGALVEAALEMRIAAGARTRKFESDFARYFRLRKAHMVNSGSSANLLAVSALTSPKLKELRLRPGDEAITVGAGFPTTINPLVQNGLTPVFVDVELGTYNASLAQIEAAISPRTRLIMIAHALGNPFPVAEVAELARRHDLFFIEDNCDAVGSTYGGRLTGTFGDLSTVSFYPAHHITAGEGGCVLTASLELARIVESMRDWGRDCWCEPGTDNTCLKRFDYQLGTLPAGYDHKYIFSHVGYNLKATDLQGALALSQLKKVDDFGAARRHNWQRLRDGLADVPGLLLPRATPGSDPSWFGFALTVLPDAGFTRRDLVDFLEARRIGTRRLFGGNITRHPAYQDVRYRIVDELVNCDTVTEDTFWIGVYPGLTKEMLDYVVESITEFCTRKG encoded by the coding sequence GTGACGGACACCAAGGCGCTGGTGCTGGAACTGGCGCGTAAATACCACAAGGAGCAGGAACCGCGCGGCTTCGAACCCGGGGTGACACCGATCCTGTCCTCGGGCGCTGTCCTCGACGAGGAGGACCGGGGCGCGCTCGTCGAGGCGGCCCTGGAGATGCGGATCGCCGCCGGGGCGCGCACCCGGAAGTTCGAGAGCGACTTCGCGCGCTACTTCCGGCTGCGCAAGGCCCACATGGTCAACTCGGGATCGTCGGCCAACCTGCTGGCGGTCAGCGCGCTCACCTCGCCGAAGCTGAAGGAACTGCGGCTGCGCCCCGGCGACGAGGCCATCACGGTCGGCGCCGGGTTCCCCACGACCATCAACCCGCTCGTCCAGAACGGTCTGACACCGGTCTTCGTGGACGTCGAACTGGGCACCTACAACGCCTCCCTGGCCCAGATCGAGGCGGCGATCTCCCCGCGCACCAGGCTCATCATGATCGCGCACGCGCTCGGCAACCCGTTCCCCGTCGCCGAGGTCGCGGAACTGGCCCGCCGGCACGATCTGTTCTTCATCGAGGACAACTGCGACGCCGTCGGCTCCACCTACGGGGGCAGGCTCACCGGTACCTTCGGCGACCTGTCGACGGTGAGCTTCTACCCCGCCCACCACATCACCGCCGGCGAGGGCGGCTGCGTCCTCACCGCGAGTCTGGAACTGGCCCGGATCGTCGAGTCGATGCGCGACTGGGGCCGGGACTGCTGGTGCGAGCCGGGCACGGACAACACCTGCCTGAAGCGGTTCGACTACCAGCTCGGCACCCTCCCGGCCGGCTACGACCACAAGTACATCTTCTCCCACGTCGGCTACAACCTGAAGGCCACCGACCTCCAAGGCGCCCTGGCCCTCAGCCAGTTGAAGAAGGTCGACGACTTCGGCGCGGCCCGGCGGCACAACTGGCAGCGGCTGCGCGACGGCCTGGCCGACGTGCCCGGACTGCTGCTGCCGCGGGCCACCCCGGGCAGCGACCCCAGCTGGTTCGGCTTCGCCCTGACCGTGCTGCCCGACGCGGGCTTCACCCGCAGGGACCTCGTCGACTTCCTGGAGGCCCGCAGGATCGGCACCCGCCGGCTGTTCGGCGGGAACATCACCCGCCATCCCGCCTACCAGGACGTGCGCTACCGGATCGTGGACGAGCTGGTCAACTGCGACACCGTCACGGAGGACACCTTCTGGATCGGCGTCTATCCGGGGCTCACCAAAGAAATGCTCGACTACGTCGTCGAGTCCATCACCGAGTTCTGCACGCGAAAGGGCTGA
- a CDS encoding activator-dependent family glycosyltransferase yields the protein MKVLFTSLAHHTHYYPLVPLAWALRTAGHEVRIASQPELTDVITGTGLTAVPVEWSLGALEDLGLLGKLHDEASAHVQGFDYAARGEHPWDYEQLLALENIMVPTLYGALNNDTMVDALVDFARSWQPDLVVWETFTLAGAIAARVTGAAHCRLVSGPDISVRARKEFLRLAAEQEPEHREDPTAEWLERTLRRLGSDAGFDEDMVTGQWTVNTTPPSTQLDLKLPTVQVRHVPYNGPAVVPDWLRADPGRSRVCVTLGSSASDVGVDMAELLAHLAELDAEIVATVDEATREAAKDLPDNVRLVDFVPLNDLLPTCDAIVHHGGVGTKATAELHAVPQLILAFGWDTEVMGRGLEDIGAGLCVPSADLLPDVLRKQVQRLIGEPSFADGARRLQEELLAVPSPNEVVPVLERLVAEHGTHGSVHDRG from the coding sequence ATGAAGGTTCTGTTCACCTCACTGGCCCACCACACCCACTACTACCCGCTCGTACCGCTCGCCTGGGCGCTGCGCACCGCGGGCCACGAGGTGCGGATCGCCAGCCAGCCCGAGCTGACCGACGTCATCACGGGCACGGGACTGACCGCCGTCCCCGTGGAGTGGTCGCTCGGCGCCCTGGAGGACCTCGGGCTGCTCGGCAAGCTCCACGACGAGGCCTCGGCGCATGTGCAGGGCTTCGACTACGCCGCCCGGGGCGAACACCCGTGGGACTACGAGCAGTTGCTGGCGCTGGAGAACATCATGGTGCCCACGCTCTACGGCGCGCTCAACAACGACACCATGGTCGACGCCCTGGTGGACTTCGCCCGCTCCTGGCAGCCCGACCTCGTCGTCTGGGAGACGTTCACCCTGGCCGGGGCCATCGCGGCCCGGGTGACGGGCGCGGCGCACTGCCGGCTGGTCTCGGGCCCGGACATCAGCGTCCGGGCCCGCAAGGAGTTCCTGCGGCTGGCTGCCGAGCAGGAGCCGGAGCACCGCGAGGACCCCACCGCCGAGTGGCTGGAGCGCACCCTGCGACGGCTGGGCTCCGACGCCGGGTTCGACGAGGACATGGTCACCGGCCAGTGGACCGTCAACACCACACCGCCCAGCACCCAGCTCGACCTGAAGCTGCCGACCGTGCAGGTGCGCCATGTGCCGTACAACGGCCCCGCGGTGGTGCCGGACTGGCTGCGGGCCGACCCCGGGCGCAGCCGCGTCTGTGTGACGCTCGGCTCCTCGGCCTCCGACGTCGGCGTCGACATGGCCGAGCTGCTGGCCCATCTCGCGGAGCTGGACGCGGAGATCGTCGCGACCGTCGACGAGGCGACCCGCGAGGCCGCCAAGGATCTGCCGGACAACGTACGCCTGGTCGACTTCGTCCCGCTCAACGACCTGCTGCCCACCTGCGACGCGATCGTGCACCACGGCGGCGTCGGCACCAAGGCCACGGCCGAACTGCACGCCGTGCCCCAGCTGATCCTGGCCTTCGGCTGGGACACCGAGGTCATGGGGCGCGGTCTGGAGGACATCGGCGCCGGTCTGTGCGTGCCGAGCGCGGATCTGCTTCCGGACGTCCTGCGCAAGCAGGTCCAGCGGCTGATCGGCGAGCCGTCGTTCGCGGACGGCGCCCGCCGGCTCCAGGAGGAACTGCTCGCGGTGCCCAGTCCCAACGAGGTCGTTCCGGTGCTGGAGCGGCTGGTCGCCGAGCACGGCACGCACGGCTCAGTCCACGACCGAGGGTGA
- a CDS encoding cytochrome P450 family protein, translating to MTAATNALGRELQLVHAAQWLYAINAEPFVPGAGDPYARLVRGFESGEDDAGGALASIAERGPVWRSRLDTWVVTGPAAVRELFAGAEPAVSAVVPQAEAWLPDPERQRTTGLARDLARRGGTRAVGRSAASLREQAGQAAARLGPGPVDLVGDFAEPLTAAAYAVILDVPEERRAAFAADLAAAAPAVDALLCPQTLDTTRRLAAGVRGLRELFAGRAHAEADLVLAVAGARAAADLLGDALRGLLDRPREWELLRSDPAHAARLVAEVLHRRPPWRACPLVALAPAEVAGVRIEAGDSVTVVTTTTAGTAGIDGVDGVDGASRAAGATAPAGTAGTAEPPSTVGTAEALNTGRGAGAGGAGEPGAITVLAEDTRTSGAPAPLPVPACATLLPAARAVAEYGLVALAARFPGVRPGGEVVRGRRAPLTRRLVRLPARIGEEETR from the coding sequence GTGACGGCGGCGACGAATGCCCTGGGGCGCGAACTGCAACTCGTCCACGCGGCACAGTGGCTCTACGCGATCAACGCGGAGCCGTTCGTACCGGGGGCGGGTGACCCGTATGCCCGGCTGGTACGGGGATTCGAGAGCGGCGAGGACGACGCGGGGGGAGCTCTCGCCTCCATCGCGGAGCGGGGGCCGGTGTGGCGCAGCCGGCTCGACACCTGGGTCGTCACCGGCCCGGCGGCGGTGCGGGAGTTGTTCGCCGGCGCGGAACCCGCGGTGTCGGCCGTGGTGCCGCAGGCGGAGGCCTGGCTGCCCGACCCGGAGCGGCAGCGGACGACCGGACTCGCCCGGGACCTGGCGCGGCGGGGCGGGACGAGGGCCGTGGGGAGGTCGGCCGCATCGCTGCGGGAGCAGGCCGGGCAGGCCGCGGCGCGGCTCGGTCCGGGCCCGGTCGACCTGGTGGGCGACTTCGCCGAGCCGCTGACCGCGGCCGCGTACGCCGTGATCCTGGACGTCCCCGAGGAGCGGCGCGCGGCCTTCGCCGCCGACCTCGCGGCGGCGGCACCGGCGGTGGACGCGCTGCTCTGTCCGCAGACGCTGGACACGACGCGGCGACTGGCTGCGGGCGTACGCGGGCTGCGGGAACTCTTCGCCGGGCGCGCCCACGCCGAGGCGGACCTGGTCCTCGCGGTGGCCGGGGCCCGTGCCGCCGCGGACCTGCTCGGCGACGCCCTGCGCGGCCTCCTCGACCGGCCTCGGGAGTGGGAACTGCTGCGCTCGGACCCCGCGCACGCGGCCCGGCTGGTCGCGGAGGTCCTGCACCGGCGCCCGCCGTGGCGGGCCTGTCCTCTGGTGGCCCTCGCGCCGGCCGAGGTGGCCGGGGTCCGTATCGAGGCCGGTGACAGCGTCACCGTCGTCACGACCACCACCGCCGGGACGGCCGGGATCGACGGGGTCGACGGGGTCGACGGGGCCAGCCGGGCCGCCGGGGCTACAGCGCCCGCCGGCACAGCCGGCACCGCCGAGCCCCCCAGCACAGTCGGCACCGCCGAGGCCCTCAACACCGGCCGAGGCGCCGGCGCCGGCGGTGCCGGCGAACCCGGCGCGATCACCGTGCTCGCCGAGGACACCAGGACCAGCGGTGCCCCGGCGCCCCTCCCCGTGCCCGCCTGCGCCACCCTGCTCCCGGCCGCTCGGGCGGTCGCCGAGTACGGGCTGGTGGCGTTGGCCGCGCGGTTCCCGGGGGTGCGGCCGGGCGGGGAGGTGGTGCGGGGGCGGCGGGCGCCCCTGACCCGGCGCCTGGTCAGGCTGCCGGCCCGCATCGGCGAGGAGGAGACGCGATGA
- a CDS encoding Gfo/Idh/MocA family protein — MPEHRQQRALRMGVIGTANIAIRRIMPVLAAHDHVDLVAVASRDKARAERVGAAFGCAGMGDYAALVERDDLDAVYIPLPPGMHHEWALRALRSGKHVLVEKPMSDTYEKTLELMSTASELGLVLAENFMFLHHSQHAAVRAMLDESVGELRHFSGSFAVPPLAPDSFRYQPALGGGALLDVGVYPLRAAQLYLTGELDVLGACLRVDETTGADVAGSVLLSDDRGVTAQLDFGFEHSYRSTYALWGNRGRVSVRRAFTPPEQLKPVVRIEQQDVVTERSLPEDNQVYNAMNAFVRAALTGGGPLADMSAIRRQAFLVDRVRRAARLIGDPKSPPHDALAMDMGLS, encoded by the coding sequence ATGCCAGAGCACCGTCAGCAACGGGCGCTCCGCATGGGCGTGATCGGCACGGCGAACATCGCGATACGCCGGATCATGCCCGTGCTCGCCGCGCACGACCACGTCGACCTCGTCGCGGTGGCCAGCCGGGACAAGGCCCGTGCCGAGCGAGTGGGGGCCGCTTTCGGCTGCGCCGGCATGGGCGATTACGCGGCGCTCGTCGAGCGGGACGACCTTGACGCCGTCTATATTCCGCTGCCGCCCGGTATGCATCACGAGTGGGCGCTACGGGCTTTGCGTTCGGGAAAGCACGTGCTGGTCGAGAAACCGATGTCGGACACGTACGAGAAAACTCTCGAGCTGATGTCGACCGCCTCGGAACTCGGACTCGTGCTCGCCGAGAACTTCATGTTCCTGCACCATTCCCAGCATGCTGCGGTACGCGCGATGCTGGACGAGTCCGTGGGGGAACTGCGCCATTTCTCGGGGTCGTTCGCGGTGCCGCCGCTGGCCCCGGACTCGTTCCGCTACCAGCCGGCCCTGGGCGGAGGCGCGTTGCTCGACGTCGGGGTGTACCCCCTACGGGCGGCCCAGCTCTACCTCACCGGCGAACTCGACGTCCTCGGCGCGTGTCTGCGCGTCGACGAGACGACCGGCGCCGATGTCGCCGGCAGCGTGCTGCTGAGCGACGACCGGGGCGTGACGGCCCAGCTCGACTTCGGCTTCGAGCACTCCTACCGCTCGACCTACGCCCTGTGGGGCAACCGGGGCCGGGTGAGCGTCCGGCGCGCCTTCACACCCCCCGAGCAGCTCAAGCCCGTGGTCAGGATCGAACAGCAGGACGTGGTCACGGAGCGTTCCCTCCCCGAGGACAACCAGGTCTACAACGCGATGAACGCCTTCGTCCGAGCGGCCCTCACGGGCGGCGGCCCTTTGGCCGACATGTCGGCGATCCGCCGCCAGGCCTTCCTGGTGGACCGTGTCCGCCGCGCGGCCCGTCTCATCGGCGATCCGAAGTCCCCTCCGCACGACGCCCTGGCGATGGACATGGGCTTGAGCTGA